AATCCGCTCGACTTGCGCATGGATCGTCGCGAAGGTGTCTCGGCGCAGGAATGGCTGCGTACCGTAAGTGCTGACGACCTTGCCGCGGCGCTCCGCAGGAACGCCGACATGGATCGTGCCTTTAAACTTTCGACCCGCCTGGTCGAAATGGCGGTGTCTATCAACGGTCGCGACATTTTGCCGTCTGACATGAAGACGGTGGTGGAATCGGTATTCCCGGACAAGAGGCGTGAAATCAACGGTTTGCTCGCTCGCGTGTTCCAGGCGATTCGCATGGAAGTGAACGGGGAACTCAAGGAAATCGAGGAAAGCATCCGCGCTGCTGTTGATTGCCTGAAGGTGGGCGGTCGCCTGGTGGTCATGAGCTACCACTCGGTAGAAGACCGCTGTGTCAAGGAAACCGCCGCGGAATTCGAACGTGCCTGCATTTGCCCCGAACACATGCCCGTGTGTATGTGCGGTGGTAACCATCAGCGCCTGAAAAAGGTGAACCGGAAACCGATATTACCGACAAGTGAAGAAATTGCGGTCAACAGCAGGGCTCGCTCTGCGAAACTGAGGGTGTACGAACGGGTATGAGCGAGTCTAA
This genomic stretch from Fibrobacter sp. UWH4 harbors:
- the rsmH gene encoding 16S rRNA (cytosine(1402)-N(4))-methyltransferase RsmH, with product MAEDNLRLHSAAATAGVENGVFYHDPVMLAECLEGLNIKPDGTYSDCTLGGGGHSYAIANKLNKDGVLHAFDRDEEAVAFATKRLSGTAPKFIVHPVRFGELKNEIAPNSLDGILYDLGISSHQVDDSARGFTFVGDNPLDLRMDRREGVSAQEWLRTVSADDLAAALRRNADMDRAFKLSTRLVEMAVSINGRDILPSDMKTVVESVFPDKRREINGLLARVFQAIRMEVNGELKEIEESIRAAVDCLKVGGRLVVMSYHSVEDRCVKETAAEFERACICPEHMPVCMCGGNHQRLKKVNRKPILPTSEEIAVNSRARSAKLRVYERV